A window of Cytobacillus sp. FSL H8-0458 genomic DNA:
GAAACTGGTCAATGTTTTTTGAAAATTCTTTCTTTAAAATAAAAAACATCAGATTATCTGATGTCAATTTTTGATATTAAAGAAAAACAGAATCACAGTTCAGATGTTATTTGCAGGTTTAAGCTGTTTGTTTGCAAGTTCATGCACTTTCTTTGCAAGATTCCCTATTTGTTTGCAAATACAGGTACTTTATTTGCAGAGTTCACAATTCCATTAAAAAGGCCTGCTCAATAACGAGCAGGCCCCTCTACATTATTGCTTTACATTCGCCATAATCGTATTCGGATCAAAGCCAATGACCCATTTGCCATTCACATTAATTTGAGGAACTCCCATTTGGCCCGTGGTTTCAACCAGTTTTTGTGCCTCTCTCTGGTCATTCTGGACATTAACCTCTTTATACTCCAGCCCCTGCTGTTCAAGGAAGTTCTTCACCATAGTACAGTACGGACAAGTATCGGTAGTATAAACTGTAATTTCATTCACTTTACATTCCTCCTCCAGTAAAAAACAATGTCAATGTTCCTTGACACTGTCTTTTTTATTACAATATCCCCTTAATCAGCTTCTTCAAACACCAAATCATTGCTCCTGATGGTCATCAGATCATGTTTGTCATAGCTGTTTTGCATTAACAGGCGCATGGCCTGAGCTCTTATTGATTTTTCAAGGATGTTTCTGATGTAGCGCCCGTTTGAAAAGCTATTGGGGCTGAGATTGGTTTTTACGAAGTGCAAGTGCTCCCTCAGCTTCTTTTCGGATTCGTGACTTAAAGTATACTCCCTTTCCTTTAGCATCTTCTGCCCAATTTCCATCAGCTGCTCTATCGAGTAATCAGGGAAGTCAACAACAAGGGGAAAACGGGAATGAAGACCCGGATTCAGCGTCAGGAAATGATTCATTTCTCTAGAATAGCCTGCCAGAATCAGGATAAAGTCATGCTGCCGGTCTTCCATATGCTTGACGAGGGTGTCAATGGCTTCCTTGCCAAAGTCTTTTTCTCCGCCTCTTCCTAATGAGTACGCTTCGTCAATGAAGAGAATCCCGCCTATCGCTTTTTTTACCAGATCCCTTGTCTTTTGGGCAGTATGGCCAATGTATTCACCAACAAGGTCGGCCCGCTCTGCTTCAATCAGATGCCCTTTTGACAGCACATTCATTTTTTGAAAAAGCTTTCCTATTAATCGGGCAACCGTTGTTTTACCTGTGCCGGGATTTCCTTTGAACATCATATGCAATGCTTGCTTTCCAGCTTTGAGACCGGCTTCTTCCCGCTTTTTATTCACATAAATCCAGGCATAAATCTCCTTGATCATTTTCTTCATTTCTTCCATTCCCACAAGAGCGCCAAGTTCTTCTTCAATTTCTTTGAGAGCTGTATGCTCAGCCGGAATGACTTTTGGAGCCGCTTGGGATTCGGGAAGCTCTTTTGGGTATGTTTTACGCTTTTGTGAATTGAGCACGATGCTGATCTGTCCGTTATTTTTCAGACGAATCGGCTGGTCCAAAAGCTATCACCTCACATTCTTAGCACAGTATACGCATAGAAGTAATCGTTGTGACAAAAGCCTATATGCATCCGCGAGATTACGGTTATTAGGCTAAAATACGACATGTTCCCGTCCATTTCGGCAATCAATGATGCAAAAGTGTCGGTTCATGCGGTTTCCCGAGAAATAAGGTGAAACTTCCATCAGCTATGGCTATACTCCGTTTCAGCACGACACAGAGTAATTAAGCCGCTCATAATGGACAAGGGAAAGGAGCCCGCAGTCAGCTTCCCCTCATAGAAACAATAAATTCCCATACCTATATGTATTCAGATAGCGTCCATTTCATTAAATGTTTTTGCCTTTCTTATCGCTCTGGCATAAGAAAATAGCCCGCTTTATTCAAAGCGGGCTATTCTTCCTTACTGTGTTATATTCTATTGCTGGTTTTCTAAATCCAACTGAACATTGCGCTGGGGGACGAATGTTGAAATCGCATGCTTGTAAACAAGCTGCTGCTTTCCTTCTGATTCAAATAGTACAGTAAAATTATCAAAGCCTTTAATACAGCCTCTAATTTGGAATCCGTTTAATAAGAACACGGTACAATTCGTATTATCCTTGCGTAGCTGGTTGAGTACCTGATCTTGAATATTGATTGCTGATTTCATAATAATCCTCCTCTTTTATCTCTATCATTATGTATTCGATTTTATTTTCAGCTTTCCTTCAATATGAGCAGAAATTTCAGCGAATTTTTTTTCAAACTCATGAGGATCGACTGAATCGGACATATCAAACCATTCCACATTCATCTTGTTTCGAAACCATGTCAGCTGCCTTTTTGCATATCTTCTTGAATTTTGCTTCAGATTTTCTACAGCATCCTCGAATGAAACACGCCCATTAAAGTAATCATACAGCTCTTTATACCCGATGGCCTGAATAGACTGGCAATCCATTAATCCATTATCAAAAAGGGATCTAACCTCTTCCAGCAAGCCCTCCTGCATCATGATATCGACTCTCTGATTTATGCGGTCATATAAGGTTTCCCGATCCATAGTTAAGCCAATCAGTGCCATATCATATAGAAGTTCCGGGTTTTGTTTTTCCTGATACTGGGACATCGTTTTACCTGTACAATGGTAAATTTCCAACGCCCTGATTACTCTTCGAATGTTATTGGGATGTATTTTTTCTGCGCTTTCAGGGTCTATCTCCAAAAGCTCCTCATAAATAACATTGTTCCCTTCCCTTTCGGCGCGTTCCTCCAAGATTTTTCTGAATTCCTCATCTGAAGGCGCATCTGAAAATTGGTAATCATAAATAACAGATTGAATATACAATCCCGTACCACCAACAATTATTGGAAGTTTGCCTCTAGAAGTGATCTCTGTGATTTTGCTTCGGACCAGTTCCTGAAATTCAGCTGCTGAAAAGGACTCTTCGGGATTTTTGATGTCAATTAGATGATGCGGAATCCCTTCCATTTCTTCTTCTTTAATTTTTGCCGTGCCAATATCCATTCTTTTATAAATTTGCATGGAATCTCCG
This region includes:
- a CDS encoding glutaredoxin family protein; translated protein: MNEITVYTTDTCPYCTMVKNFLEQQGLEYKEVNVQNDQREAQKLVETTGQMGVPQINVNGKWVIGFDPNTIMANVKQ
- the spoVK gene encoding stage V sporulation protein K, which codes for MDQPIRLKNNGQISIVLNSQKRKTYPKELPESQAAPKVIPAEHTALKEIEEELGALVGMEEMKKMIKEIYAWIYVNKKREEAGLKAGKQALHMMFKGNPGTGKTTVARLIGKLFQKMNVLSKGHLIEAERADLVGEYIGHTAQKTRDLVKKAIGGILFIDEAYSLGRGGEKDFGKEAIDTLVKHMEDRQHDFILILAGYSREMNHFLTLNPGLHSRFPLVVDFPDYSIEQLMEIGQKMLKEREYTLSHESEKKLREHLHFVKTNLSPNSFSNGRYIRNILEKSIRAQAMRLLMQNSYDKHDLMTIRSNDLVFEEAD
- the hfq gene encoding RNA chaperone Hfq, with the protein product MKSAINIQDQVLNQLRKDNTNCTVFLLNGFQIRGCIKGFDNFTVLFESEGKQQLVYKHAISTFVPQRNVQLDLENQQ
- the miaA gene encoding tRNA (adenosine(37)-N6)-dimethylallyltransferase MiaA: MSEKEKLAVLIGPTAVGKTKLSILLAKRFNAEIISGDSMQIYKRMDIGTAKIKEEEMEGIPHHLIDIKNPEESFSAAEFQELVRSKITEITSRGKLPIIVGGTGLYIQSVIYDYQFSDAPSDEEFRKILEERAEREGNNVIYEELLEIDPESAEKIHPNNIRRVIRALEIYHCTGKTMSQYQEKQNPELLYDMALIGLTMDRETLYDRINQRVDIMMQEGLLEEVRSLFDNGLMDCQSIQAIGYKELYDYFNGRVSFEDAVENLKQNSRRYAKRQLTWFRNKMNVEWFDMSDSVDPHEFEKKFAEISAHIEGKLKIKSNT